The following coding sequences are from one Eleginops maclovinus isolate JMC-PN-2008 ecotype Puerto Natales chromosome 11, JC_Emac_rtc_rv5, whole genome shotgun sequence window:
- the supt20 gene encoding transcription factor SPT20 homolog isoform X1, with protein MQQVLEYALDRAEYIVESARQRPARRRNSSGGRKSLYQKLYELYIEECEKEPELKNLRRNVNLLEKLVSQESVSCLVVNLYPGNEGYSLMLRGKNGSDSETIRLPYEEGELLEYLDAEELPPILVDLLEKSQVNIFHCGCVIVEVRDYRQSGNTKMPTYQSRHILLRPTMQTLICDVHAMTSDHHKWTQDDKLQLESQLILATAEPLCLDPSISVTCTANRLLHHKQKMNTRSMKRCYKRHSRAALNRQQELSHLPMPPQLRLFDYLQRRKERKPAPVIDLKISKIGNCVDMWKQSNCQLTVPKEIDVEKYAVVERSLQLEDSQPNTVIWPAEEVVDDYTFECEVGGQPQRTKVSIFQSMGDPLVYGKIYCAKEPKAEEDSTDLKLIHPTFLIGSKIDANRFLNQYKGVYEKDVKCQVKMSHNSGTVAQGPPSPSKDEGDGISPLLQASVLAKAVKHRPPPIKLPSGSGNSSSGNPYSSQTTSGLLKCPTPPPAKSQSLNRKHSMELSQVGLLSPASLSPMGSTQRSGTPKPSTPTPTNTPCSTPHPTDSLSAPLSLTPTPSDPSMLQSQTQPTLLTPFAQQQLALSQQLPVMTIPLPTMGTSISTGTTSPQVMGNPAGLNFINVVSSVCSPQTLMSGSSPMLGPGLNLSGILPPAGLMPTMQSAAQTGSPFGLNSSAGLRPLNLVQIPTGPLIFNSLQQQQLSQFSPQQSQSATSSPQQQGETGDQGSDQSLGNQQTAVINLGVGGFMSPQAAVLSQLGCGLDGSGPPLPSPRLQQQHQPQIQLQFLQHQMQQQQMAMGAAVPQVGAPRQHTASQPRSKRKRSLPQPLPKS; from the exons ATG CAACAAGTTTTGGAATATGCATTGGATCGAgctgag TACATTGTTGAAAGTGCTCGACAACGACCAGCCAGAAGAAGAAATTCATCCGGCGGGAGGAAGAGTTTGTATCAGAAGCTCTATGAGCTCTACATAGAGGAATGTGAGAAAGAGCCAGAGTTAAAG AATTTAAGAAGAAATGTGAATCTACTGGAGAAGCTGGTGTCTCAGGAGTCCGTATCATGTCTGGTGGTCAACTTGTACCCTGGGAATGAAGGCTATTCTTTAATGCTTAGGGGCAAAAATGGCTCTG ATTCTGAAACCATCCGACTGCCATATGAAGAAGGAGAACTCCTAGAGTACCTAGATGCGGAGGAGTTGCCTCCTATTCTGGTGGATCTGTTGGAGAAATCACAG GTGAACATCTTCCACTGTGGCTGTGTGATAGTTGAGGTGAGAGACTACAGGCAGTCTGGTAATACCAAGATGCCAACCTATCAGAGCAGACACATTCTTCTGCGGCCAACCATGCAG ACTCTTATCTGTGATGTCCATGCCATGACCAGTGACCACCACAAGTGGACACAG GATGACAAACTACAGCTGGAGAGTCAGTTGATTTTGGCCACAGCTGAACCTCTGTGCCTGGACCCCTCTATTTCTGTCACCTGCACAGCCAACCGCCTGCTCCaccacaaacagaaaatgaacacTCGCTCCATGAAACG GTGTTACAAGAGGCACTCTCGAGCCGCACTGAACAGGCAGCAAGAGCTCTCCCATCTGCCCATGCCACCACAGCTACGACTCTTCGACtacctgcagaggaggaaggagaggaaaccTGCTCCTGTAATAGACCTGAAGATCTCAAAGATCGGAAAC TGTGTTGACATGTGGAAGCAGAGCAACTGCCAACTAACTGTGCCGAAGGAAATTGAT GTGGAAAAGTACGCTGTGGTTGAGAGGTCTCTGCAGTTGGAGGACTCTCAGCCCAATACTGTGATCTGGCCTGCTGAG GAAGTTGTAGATGACTACACGTTTGAGTGTGAGGTGGGAGGGCAACCCCAGAGGACCAAGGTGTCAATCTTCCAGTCGATGGGAGACCCACTGGTGTATGGGAAGATCTACTGTGCTAAAGAACCAAAGGCAGAGGAGGACAGCACAGACCTAAAGCTCATACATCCCAC GTTCTTGATAGGCTCCAAGATAGATGCAAACCG GTTTCTCAATCAGTACAAAGGAGTGTATGAGAAAGATGTAAAGTGTCAGGTCAAGATGTCCCATAACTCAGGCACGGTGGCACAGGGGCCACCCTCCCCCAGCAAAGATGAG GGTGATGGTATTTCTCCACTGCTCCAGGCGTCGGTTTTGGCGAAAGCGGTGAAGCACCGACCCCCTCCCATCAAACTGCCTTCGGGATCAGGCAACAGCTCCTCAG GTAATCCATATAGTTCACAAACCACCAGTGGTCTACTCAAGTGTCCTACGCCCCCTCCAGCCAAAAGCCAGTCTCTGAACAGGAAGCACTCCATGGAGCTGAGCCAGGTGGGCCTGCTGTCGCCGGCCTCCCTCTCCCCCATGGGCTCCACACAGA GATCAGGGACCCCCAAGCCATCCACCCCCACTCCTACAAACACGCCGTGCTCCACACCGCACCCCACCGACTCCCTCTCCGCTCCTCTCTCGTTGACCCCTACTCCTTCGGACCCCTCCATGCTTCAGAGCCAGACGCAGCCTACGCTCCTCACGCCCTTCGCCCAGCAGCAACTGGCTCTCAGCCAGCAACTGCCCGTCATGACCATTCCCCTGCCCACCATGGGAACGTCAATCAGCACGGGAACCACCTCTCCGCAGGTCATGGGCAACCCGGCAGGGCTCAATTTCATCAATGTGGTCAGCTCTGTCTG CAGTCCTCAGACCTTGATGAGTGGCTCCAGCCCCATGCTGGGTCCAGGCCTGAACCTGAGTGGAATCCTGCCACCTGCAGGGCTGATGCCCACCATGCAGTCCGCAGCACAGACTG GGAGTCCTTTTGGCCTGAACAGCAGTGCTGGATTGAGACCGCTGAACCTCGTGCAG ATCCCCACTGGCCCTCTCATCTTTaactctctgcagcagcagcagctgtctcAGTTCTCCCCACAGCAGAGCCAGTCGGCCACTTCCAGCCCTCAGCAGCAGGGGGAGACG ggTGACCAGGGGTCAGATCAAAGTTTAGGAAACCAGCAAACAGCGGTCATCAACCTGGGAGTCGGAGGCTTCATGTCTCCACAAGCAGCAG TGCTGTCCCAGTTGGGCTGTGGGCTGGACGGGTCTGGGCCCCCGCTGCCTTCTCCAAGgcttcagcagcagcaccagccaCAGATCCAA TTGCAGTTCTTGC
- the supt20 gene encoding transcription factor SPT20 homolog isoform X3: protein MQQVLEYALDRAEYIVESARQRPARRRNSSGGRKSLYQKLYELYIEECEKEPELKNLRRNVNLLEKLVSQESVSCLVVNLYPGNEGYSLMLRGKNGSDSETIRLPYEEGELLEYLDAEELPPILVDLLEKSQVNIFHCGCVIVEVRDYRQSGNTKMPTYQSRHILLRPTMQTLICDVHAMTSDHHKWTQDDKLQLESQLILATAEPLCLDPSISVTCTANRLLHHKQKMNTRSMKRCYKRHSRAALNRQQELSHLPMPPQLRLFDYLQRRKERKPAPVIDLKISKIGNCVDMWKQSNCQLTVPKEIDVEKYAVVERSLQLEDSQPNTVIWPAEEVVDDYTFECEVGGQPQRTKVSIFQSMGDPLVYGKIYCAKEPKAEEDSTDLKLIHPTFLIGSKIDANRFLNQYKGVYEKDVKCQVKMSHNSGTVAQGPPSPSKDEGDGISPLLQASVLAKAVKHRPPPIKLPSGSGNSSSGNPYSSQTTSGLLKCPTPPPAKSQSLNRKHSMELSQVGLLSPASLSPMGSTQRSGTPKPSTPTPTNTPCSTPHPTDSLSAPLSLTPTPSDPSMLQSQTQPTLLTPFAQQQLALSQQLPVMTIPLPTMGTSISTGTTSPQVMGNPAGLNFINVVSSVCSPQTLMSGSSPMLGPGLNLSGILPPAGLMPTMQSAAQTGSPFGLNSSAGLRPLNLVQIPTGPLIFNSLQQQQLSQFSPQQSQSATSSPQQQGETGDQGSDQSLGNQQTAVINLGVGGFMSPQAAVAVLAAPNAAAANGYGSSGPSGGSATATYRQPTKK, encoded by the exons ATG CAACAAGTTTTGGAATATGCATTGGATCGAgctgag TACATTGTTGAAAGTGCTCGACAACGACCAGCCAGAAGAAGAAATTCATCCGGCGGGAGGAAGAGTTTGTATCAGAAGCTCTATGAGCTCTACATAGAGGAATGTGAGAAAGAGCCAGAGTTAAAG AATTTAAGAAGAAATGTGAATCTACTGGAGAAGCTGGTGTCTCAGGAGTCCGTATCATGTCTGGTGGTCAACTTGTACCCTGGGAATGAAGGCTATTCTTTAATGCTTAGGGGCAAAAATGGCTCTG ATTCTGAAACCATCCGACTGCCATATGAAGAAGGAGAACTCCTAGAGTACCTAGATGCGGAGGAGTTGCCTCCTATTCTGGTGGATCTGTTGGAGAAATCACAG GTGAACATCTTCCACTGTGGCTGTGTGATAGTTGAGGTGAGAGACTACAGGCAGTCTGGTAATACCAAGATGCCAACCTATCAGAGCAGACACATTCTTCTGCGGCCAACCATGCAG ACTCTTATCTGTGATGTCCATGCCATGACCAGTGACCACCACAAGTGGACACAG GATGACAAACTACAGCTGGAGAGTCAGTTGATTTTGGCCACAGCTGAACCTCTGTGCCTGGACCCCTCTATTTCTGTCACCTGCACAGCCAACCGCCTGCTCCaccacaaacagaaaatgaacacTCGCTCCATGAAACG GTGTTACAAGAGGCACTCTCGAGCCGCACTGAACAGGCAGCAAGAGCTCTCCCATCTGCCCATGCCACCACAGCTACGACTCTTCGACtacctgcagaggaggaaggagaggaaaccTGCTCCTGTAATAGACCTGAAGATCTCAAAGATCGGAAAC TGTGTTGACATGTGGAAGCAGAGCAACTGCCAACTAACTGTGCCGAAGGAAATTGAT GTGGAAAAGTACGCTGTGGTTGAGAGGTCTCTGCAGTTGGAGGACTCTCAGCCCAATACTGTGATCTGGCCTGCTGAG GAAGTTGTAGATGACTACACGTTTGAGTGTGAGGTGGGAGGGCAACCCCAGAGGACCAAGGTGTCAATCTTCCAGTCGATGGGAGACCCACTGGTGTATGGGAAGATCTACTGTGCTAAAGAACCAAAGGCAGAGGAGGACAGCACAGACCTAAAGCTCATACATCCCAC GTTCTTGATAGGCTCCAAGATAGATGCAAACCG GTTTCTCAATCAGTACAAAGGAGTGTATGAGAAAGATGTAAAGTGTCAGGTCAAGATGTCCCATAACTCAGGCACGGTGGCACAGGGGCCACCCTCCCCCAGCAAAGATGAG GGTGATGGTATTTCTCCACTGCTCCAGGCGTCGGTTTTGGCGAAAGCGGTGAAGCACCGACCCCCTCCCATCAAACTGCCTTCGGGATCAGGCAACAGCTCCTCAG GTAATCCATATAGTTCACAAACCACCAGTGGTCTACTCAAGTGTCCTACGCCCCCTCCAGCCAAAAGCCAGTCTCTGAACAGGAAGCACTCCATGGAGCTGAGCCAGGTGGGCCTGCTGTCGCCGGCCTCCCTCTCCCCCATGGGCTCCACACAGA GATCAGGGACCCCCAAGCCATCCACCCCCACTCCTACAAACACGCCGTGCTCCACACCGCACCCCACCGACTCCCTCTCCGCTCCTCTCTCGTTGACCCCTACTCCTTCGGACCCCTCCATGCTTCAGAGCCAGACGCAGCCTACGCTCCTCACGCCCTTCGCCCAGCAGCAACTGGCTCTCAGCCAGCAACTGCCCGTCATGACCATTCCCCTGCCCACCATGGGAACGTCAATCAGCACGGGAACCACCTCTCCGCAGGTCATGGGCAACCCGGCAGGGCTCAATTTCATCAATGTGGTCAGCTCTGTCTG CAGTCCTCAGACCTTGATGAGTGGCTCCAGCCCCATGCTGGGTCCAGGCCTGAACCTGAGTGGAATCCTGCCACCTGCAGGGCTGATGCCCACCATGCAGTCCGCAGCACAGACTG GGAGTCCTTTTGGCCTGAACAGCAGTGCTGGATTGAGACCGCTGAACCTCGTGCAG ATCCCCACTGGCCCTCTCATCTTTaactctctgcagcagcagcagctgtctcAGTTCTCCCCACAGCAGAGCCAGTCGGCCACTTCCAGCCCTCAGCAGCAGGGGGAGACG ggTGACCAGGGGTCAGATCAAAGTTTAGGAAACCAGCAAACAGCGGTCATCAACCTGGGAGTCGGAGGCTTCATGTCTCCACAAGCAGCAG TTGCAGTTCTTGC
- the supt20 gene encoding transcription factor SPT20 homolog isoform X2, giving the protein MQQVLEYALDRAEYIVESARQRPARRRNSSGGRKSLYQKLYELYIEECEKEPELKNLRRNVNLLEKLVSQESVSCLVVNLYPGNEGYSLMLRGKNGSDSETIRLPYEEGELLEYLDAEELPPILVDLLEKSQVNIFHCGCVIVEVRDYRQSGNTKMPTYQSRHILLRPTMQTLICDVHAMTSDHHKWTQDDKLQLESQLILATAEPLCLDPSISVTCTANRLLHHKQKMNTRSMKRCYKRHSRAALNRQQELSHLPMPPQLRLFDYLQRRKERKPAPVIDLKISKIGNCVDMWKQSNCQLTVPKEIDVEKYAVVERSLQLEDSQPNTVIWPAEEVVDDYTFECEVGGQPQRTKVSIFQSMGDPLVYGKIYCAKEPKAEEDSTDLKLIHPTFLIGSKIDANRFLNQYKGVYEKDVKCQVKMSHNSGTVAQGPPSPSKDEGDGISPLLQASVLAKAVKHRPPPIKLPSGSGNSSSGNPYSSQTTSGLLKCPTPPPAKSQSLNRKHSMELSQVGLLSPASLSPMGSTQRSGTPKPSTPTPTNTPCSTPHPTDSLSAPLSLTPTPSDPSMLQSQTQPTLLTPFAQQQLALSQQLPVMTIPLPTMGTSISTGTTSPQVMGNPAGLNFINVVSSVCPQTLMSGSSPMLGPGLNLSGILPPAGLMPTMQSAAQTGSPFGLNSSAGLRPLNLVQIPTGPLIFNSLQQQQLSQFSPQQSQSATSSPQQQGETGDQGSDQSLGNQQTAVINLGVGGFMSPQAAVLSQLGCGLDGSGPPLPSPRLQQQHQPQIQLQFLQHQMQQQQMAMGAAVPQVGAPRQHTASQPRSKRKRSLPQPLPKS; this is encoded by the exons ATG CAACAAGTTTTGGAATATGCATTGGATCGAgctgag TACATTGTTGAAAGTGCTCGACAACGACCAGCCAGAAGAAGAAATTCATCCGGCGGGAGGAAGAGTTTGTATCAGAAGCTCTATGAGCTCTACATAGAGGAATGTGAGAAAGAGCCAGAGTTAAAG AATTTAAGAAGAAATGTGAATCTACTGGAGAAGCTGGTGTCTCAGGAGTCCGTATCATGTCTGGTGGTCAACTTGTACCCTGGGAATGAAGGCTATTCTTTAATGCTTAGGGGCAAAAATGGCTCTG ATTCTGAAACCATCCGACTGCCATATGAAGAAGGAGAACTCCTAGAGTACCTAGATGCGGAGGAGTTGCCTCCTATTCTGGTGGATCTGTTGGAGAAATCACAG GTGAACATCTTCCACTGTGGCTGTGTGATAGTTGAGGTGAGAGACTACAGGCAGTCTGGTAATACCAAGATGCCAACCTATCAGAGCAGACACATTCTTCTGCGGCCAACCATGCAG ACTCTTATCTGTGATGTCCATGCCATGACCAGTGACCACCACAAGTGGACACAG GATGACAAACTACAGCTGGAGAGTCAGTTGATTTTGGCCACAGCTGAACCTCTGTGCCTGGACCCCTCTATTTCTGTCACCTGCACAGCCAACCGCCTGCTCCaccacaaacagaaaatgaacacTCGCTCCATGAAACG GTGTTACAAGAGGCACTCTCGAGCCGCACTGAACAGGCAGCAAGAGCTCTCCCATCTGCCCATGCCACCACAGCTACGACTCTTCGACtacctgcagaggaggaaggagaggaaaccTGCTCCTGTAATAGACCTGAAGATCTCAAAGATCGGAAAC TGTGTTGACATGTGGAAGCAGAGCAACTGCCAACTAACTGTGCCGAAGGAAATTGAT GTGGAAAAGTACGCTGTGGTTGAGAGGTCTCTGCAGTTGGAGGACTCTCAGCCCAATACTGTGATCTGGCCTGCTGAG GAAGTTGTAGATGACTACACGTTTGAGTGTGAGGTGGGAGGGCAACCCCAGAGGACCAAGGTGTCAATCTTCCAGTCGATGGGAGACCCACTGGTGTATGGGAAGATCTACTGTGCTAAAGAACCAAAGGCAGAGGAGGACAGCACAGACCTAAAGCTCATACATCCCAC GTTCTTGATAGGCTCCAAGATAGATGCAAACCG GTTTCTCAATCAGTACAAAGGAGTGTATGAGAAAGATGTAAAGTGTCAGGTCAAGATGTCCCATAACTCAGGCACGGTGGCACAGGGGCCACCCTCCCCCAGCAAAGATGAG GGTGATGGTATTTCTCCACTGCTCCAGGCGTCGGTTTTGGCGAAAGCGGTGAAGCACCGACCCCCTCCCATCAAACTGCCTTCGGGATCAGGCAACAGCTCCTCAG GTAATCCATATAGTTCACAAACCACCAGTGGTCTACTCAAGTGTCCTACGCCCCCTCCAGCCAAAAGCCAGTCTCTGAACAGGAAGCACTCCATGGAGCTGAGCCAGGTGGGCCTGCTGTCGCCGGCCTCCCTCTCCCCCATGGGCTCCACACAGA GATCAGGGACCCCCAAGCCATCCACCCCCACTCCTACAAACACGCCGTGCTCCACACCGCACCCCACCGACTCCCTCTCCGCTCCTCTCTCGTTGACCCCTACTCCTTCGGACCCCTCCATGCTTCAGAGCCAGACGCAGCCTACGCTCCTCACGCCCTTCGCCCAGCAGCAACTGGCTCTCAGCCAGCAACTGCCCGTCATGACCATTCCCCTGCCCACCATGGGAACGTCAATCAGCACGGGAACCACCTCTCCGCAGGTCATGGGCAACCCGGCAGGGCTCAATTTCATCAATGTGGTCAGCTCTGTCTG TCCTCAGACCTTGATGAGTGGCTCCAGCCCCATGCTGGGTCCAGGCCTGAACCTGAGTGGAATCCTGCCACCTGCAGGGCTGATGCCCACCATGCAGTCCGCAGCACAGACTG GGAGTCCTTTTGGCCTGAACAGCAGTGCTGGATTGAGACCGCTGAACCTCGTGCAG ATCCCCACTGGCCCTCTCATCTTTaactctctgcagcagcagcagctgtctcAGTTCTCCCCACAGCAGAGCCAGTCGGCCACTTCCAGCCCTCAGCAGCAGGGGGAGACG ggTGACCAGGGGTCAGATCAAAGTTTAGGAAACCAGCAAACAGCGGTCATCAACCTGGGAGTCGGAGGCTTCATGTCTCCACAAGCAGCAG TGCTGTCCCAGTTGGGCTGTGGGCTGGACGGGTCTGGGCCCCCGCTGCCTTCTCCAAGgcttcagcagcagcaccagccaCAGATCCAA TTGCAGTTCTTGC